The Budorcas taxicolor isolate Tak-1 chromosome 5, Takin1.1, whole genome shotgun sequence genome includes a window with the following:
- the IRAK4 gene encoding interleukin-1 receptor-associated kinase 4 — translation MNKPITASTYVRCLSLGLIRKLSDFIDPQEGWKKLAVAIKKPSGDDRYNQFHIRRFEALLQTGKSPTCELLFDWGTTNCTVGDLVDILVQNEFFAPASLLLPDAVPKNVNTLPSKVTVTVQQKPKPVCCKDRTSVISDENLKQNYVLPDSSSPENTSLEFSDTRFHSFSFFELKDVTNNFDERPISVGGNKMGEGGFGVVYKGYVNNRTVAVKKLAAMVDISTEELKQQFDQEIKVMAKCQHENLVELLGFSSDGDDLCLVYVYMPNGSLLDRLACLDGTPPLSWYMRCKIAQGTANGLSYLHENHHIHRDIKSANILLDEDFTAKISDFGLARASEKFAQTVMTSRIVGTTAYMAPEALRGEITPKSDIYSFGVVLLEIITGLPAVDEHREPQLLLDIKEEIEDEEKTIEDYVDKKMNDIDPTSIETMYSVASQCLHEKKNKRPDIKKVQQLLKEMTVS, via the exons ATGAACAAACCCATAACAGCATCAACATACGTGCGCTGCCTCAGTCTTGGACTAATTAGAAAGCTGTCCGATTTTATTGATCCTCAAGAAGGATGGAAGAAGTTAGCAGTCGCTATTAAAAAACCATCTGGTGATGATAGATACAATCAGTTTCACATAAG GAGATTTGAAGCATTACTGCAAACTGGAAAAAGCCCCACATGTGAATTACTGTTTGACTGGGGCACCACAAATTGCACAGTTGGTGATCTTGTGGATATTTTGGTCCAAAATGAGTTTTTTGCCCCTGCAAGTCTTTTGCTACCAG ATGCTGTACCCAAAAATGTTAATACACTGCCTTCTAAAGTCACTGTAACAGTTCAGCAGAAACCGAAGCCCGTCTGTTGCAAAGATAGGACATCTGTGATATCTGATGAGAATCTTAAACAAAACTATGTGCTACCTGACTCCTCAAGTCCAGAAAATACAAGTTTAGAATTTAGTGATACAC GTTTtcacagtttttcattttttgagttgAAGGATGTCACAAATAACTTTGATGAACGGCCCATTTCTGTCGGTGGTAACAAAATGGGAGAAGGAGGGTTTGGAGTTGTGTATAAAGGCTATGTGAACAACAGGACAGTAGCAGTGAAGAAGCTTGCAGCA atggTTGACATtagtactgaagaactgaaacAACAATTTgatcaagaaataaaagtaatggcAAA GTGTCAACATGAAAACTTAGTAGAGCTCCTTGGTTTCTCAAGTGATGGCGATGACCTCTGCTTAGTGTATGTTTACATGCCCAATGGTTCATTGCTGGACAGACTGGCTTGCTTG GATGGTACTCCCCCACTCTCTTGGTACATGAGATGCAAGATTGCCCAGGGTACAGCTAATGGCCTCAGTTATTTACATGAAAACCATCATATTCATAGAGATATTAAAAG TGCAAATATCTTACTAGATGAAGACTTTACAGCCAAAATATCTGACTTTGGGCTTGCACGGGCTTCTGAGAAGTTTGCCCAGACAGTCATGACTAGCAGAATTGTGGGAACAACAGCTTATATGGCACCTGAAGCTTTGCGAGGAGAAATTACACCCAAATCTGACATCTACAGCTTTGGTGTG GTTTTACTAGAAATAATAACCGGACTTCCAGCTGTGGATGAACACCGTGAACCTCAGTTATTG CTAGATATTaaagaagaaattgaagatgaagaaaagacaatTGAAGATTATGTTGATAAGAAGATGAATGACATTGATCCCACTTCCATTGAAACTATGTACTCTGTTGCCAGTCAGTGTctgcatgaaaagaaaaataagagaccaGACATTAAGAAg GTTCAACAGCTGCTGAAAGAAAtgacagtttcttaa